From the Homo sapiens chromosome 1, GRCh38.p14 Primary Assembly genome, one window contains:
- the GJB5 gene encoding gap junction beta-5 protein isoform X1 gives MNWSIFEGLLSGVNKYSTAFGRIWLSLVFIFRVLVYLVTAERVWSDDHKDFDCNTRQPGCSNVCFDEFFPVSHVRLWALQLILVTCPSLLVVMHVAYREVQEKRHREAHGENSGRLYLNPGKKRGGLWWTYVCSLVFKASVDIAFLYVFHSFYPKYILPPVVKCHADPCPNIVDCFISKPSEKNIFTLFMVATAAICILLNLVELIYLVSKRCHECLAARKAQAMCTGHHPHGTTSSCKQDDLLSGDLIFLGSDSHPPLLPDRPRDHVKKTIL, from the coding sequence ATGAACTGGAGTATCTTTGAGGGACTCCTGAGTGGGGTCAACAAGTACTCCACAGCCTTTGGGCGCATCTGGCTGTCTCTGGTCTTCATCTTCCGCGTGCTGGTGTACCTGGTGACGGCCGAGCGTGTGTGGAGTGATGACCACAAGGACTTCGACTGCAATACTCGCCAGCCCGGCTGCTCCAACGTCTGCTTTGATGAGTTCTTCCCTGTGTCCCATGTGCGCCTCTGGGCCCTGCAGCTTATCCTGGTGACATGCCCCTCACTGCTCGTGGTCATGCACGTGGCCTACCGGGAGGTTCAGGAGAAGAGGCACCGAGAAGCCCATGGGGAGAACAGTGGGCGCCTCTACCTGAACCCCGGCAAGAAGCGGGGTGGGCTCTGGTGGACATATGTCTGCAGCCTAGTGTTCAAGGCGAGCGTGGACATCGCCTTTCTCTATGTGTTCCACTCATTCTACCCCAAATATATCCTCCCTCCTGTGGTCAAGTGCCACGCAGATCCATGTCCCAATATAGTGGACTGCTTCATCTCCAAGCCCTCAGAGAAGAACATTTTCACCCTCTTCATGGTGGCCACAGCTGCCATCTGCATCCTGCTCAACCTCGTGGAGCTCATCTACCTGGTGAGCAAGAGATGCCACGAGTGCCTGGCAGCAAGGAAAGCTCAAGCCATGTGCACAGGTCATCACCCCCACGGTACCACCTCTTCCTGCAAACAAGACGACCTCCTTTCGGGTGACCTCATCTTTCTGGGCTCAGACAGTCATCCTCCTCTCTTACCAGACCGCCCCCGAGACCATGTGAAGAAAACCATCTTGTGA
- the GJB4 gene encoding gap junction beta-4 protein translates to MNWAFLQGLLSGVNKYSTVLSRIWLSVVFIFRVLVYVVAAEEVWDDEQKDFVCNTKQPGCPNVCYDEFFPVSHVRLWALQLILVTCPSLLVVMHVAYREERERKHHLKHGPNAPSLYDNLSKKRGGLWWTYLLSLIFKAAVDAGFLYIFHRLYKDYDMPRVVACSVEPCPHTVDCYISRPTEKKVFTYFMVTTAAICILLNLSEVFYLVGKRCMEIFGPRHRRPRCRECLPDTCPPYVLSQGGHPEDGNSVLMKAGSAPVDAGGYP, encoded by the coding sequence ATGAACTGGGCATTTCTGCAGGGCCTGCTGAGTGGCGTGAACAAGTACTCCACAGTGCTGAGCCGCATCTGGCTGTCTGTGGTGTTCATCTTTCGTGTGCTGGTGTACGTGGTGGCAGCGGAGGAGGTGTGGGACGATGAGCAGAAGGACTTTGTCTGCAACACCAAGCAGCCCGGCTGCCCCAACGTCTGCTATGACGAGTTCTTCCCCGTGTCCCACGTGCGCCTCTGGGCCCTACAGCTCATCCTGGTCACGTGCCCCTCACTGCTCGTGGTCATGCACGTGGCCTACCGCGAGGAACGCGAGCGCAAGCACCACCTGAAACACGGGCCCAATGCCCCGTCCCTGTACGACAACCTGAGCAAGAAGCGGGGCGGACTGTGGTGGACGTACTTGCTGAGCCTCATCTTCAAGGCCGCCGTGGATGCTGGCTTCCTCTATATCTTCCACCGCCTCTACAAGGATTATGACATGCCCCGCGTGGTGGCCTGCTCCGTGGAGCCTTGCCCCCACACTGTGGACTGTTACATCTCCCGGCCCACGGAGAAGAAGGTCTTCACCTACTTCATGGTGACCACAGCTGCCATCTGCATCCTGCTCAACCTCAGTGAAGTCTTCTACCTGGTGGGCAAGAGGTGCATGGAGATCTTCGGCCCCAGGCACCGGCGGCCTCGGTGCCGGGAATGCCTACCCGATACGTGCCCACCATATGTCCTCTCCCAGGGAGGGCACCCTGAGGATGGGAACTCTGTCCTAATGAAGGCTGGGTCGGCCCCAGTGGATGCAGGTGGGTATCCATAA